Proteins from a single region of Stappia sp. ES.058:
- a CDS encoding YggS family pyridoxal phosphate-dependent enzyme produces MSATSNKDAAARLADVRAAIAAAEREAGRDEGTCRLIAVSKTFDAEAIRPVLESGQRIFGENRVQEAQGKWPELRADFDDLELHLIGPLQSNKAHDAVALFDVIHTIDREKIARALKAECENQGRTLRFFIQVNTGEEQQKAGIAPGDADAFIALCRDELRLDIAGLMCIPPVEDMPGPHFALLQKIAARNSLPELSMGMSADYETAIRFGATCVRVGSAIFGTRDTH; encoded by the coding sequence ATGTCCGCCACTTCCAACAAGGATGCTGCCGCGCGGCTGGCAGATGTGCGCGCCGCGATCGCTGCCGCCGAGCGCGAGGCCGGGCGCGATGAGGGGACTTGCCGGCTCATCGCGGTGTCCAAGACGTTCGACGCGGAGGCGATCCGCCCGGTTCTGGAGAGCGGACAACGCATCTTCGGTGAAAACCGCGTGCAGGAAGCGCAAGGCAAATGGCCGGAGTTGCGCGCCGATTTCGACGACCTCGAGCTGCATCTGATCGGCCCGCTGCAGTCCAACAAGGCCCACGATGCCGTTGCGCTCTTCGATGTCATTCACACGATCGACCGCGAGAAGATCGCGCGAGCGCTGAAGGCGGAGTGCGAGAACCAGGGGCGGACCTTGCGCTTCTTCATCCAGGTCAACACCGGCGAGGAACAGCAAAAGGCCGGGATCGCGCCCGGCGACGCCGATGCCTTCATCGCGCTGTGCCGCGACGAACTCCGGCTCGATATCGCCGGATTGATGTGTATTCCGCCAGTGGAAGACATGCCGGGCCCGCATTTTGCATTGCTGCAGAAGATCGCCGCCCGCAACAGTCTGCCGGAGCTGTCGATGGGCATGTCAGCGGATTACGAGACGGCCATCCGTTTCGGCGCGACCTGCGTGCGCGTCGGATCGGCAATTTTCGGAACCCGCGATACCCATTAA
- a CDS encoding TrkH family potassium uptake protein yields the protein MDYRAVALPVGRLMVLLSLFMLLPAAADLLAGNPDWVGFAVAALIVGCFGSVATLAFLKSDHRLGIRETLVLVNAAWLAFSLAGALPLYLSGLNLSLTDAVFEAASGLTTTGATVLTGLDQMPPGILLWRSLLQWVGGIGIVVLGIWLLPGLRVGGSQLFAIESSETSAKPYGRIEPFLVRLLLLYCGLTIVCMALYRIAGMTGFQALNHALTTVSSGGFSTSDQSMGQFDSLAILWIATVFMLLSGLPFLFMMRVVERGDFRDHEQVTFFVALATAASLAAFVVLHLGATDTPFRELTLSVFHVVSIITTTGYAAGDYLQWGAFATALFFLATFLGGCSGSTSGGFKAFRMLVLIQLIRSLVAGMCRPHRIAEPHFAGERLSPSVSEGVLVFGLLYAVTFAVFALLYAAAGLDAETALSGSITALANVGPGVGPIIGPSGTFQSLPDVVKWLLAFQMILGRLEIVSGIIILTPDFWLER from the coding sequence ATGGATTACCGTGCGGTTGCGCTGCCCGTCGGGCGGCTGATGGTTCTCCTGTCCTTGTTCATGCTGCTACCGGCTGCAGCCGACCTCCTTGCCGGCAATCCGGACTGGGTCGGCTTTGCCGTTGCCGCCTTGATCGTCGGCTGTTTCGGCAGTGTGGCCACGCTCGCCTTCCTGAAGAGCGATCATCGGCTCGGCATTCGCGAAACGCTGGTGCTGGTCAACGCCGCGTGGCTGGCCTTCAGCCTTGCCGGCGCGCTTCCGCTCTACCTGAGCGGTTTGAACCTTTCCCTCACCGATGCCGTGTTCGAGGCGGCGTCCGGACTGACAACAACCGGCGCCACCGTGCTCACCGGCCTCGATCAGATGCCACCCGGGATCCTGCTCTGGCGGTCGCTGCTGCAATGGGTCGGCGGGATCGGCATCGTCGTGCTCGGGATCTGGCTGCTGCCGGGCCTGCGGGTCGGTGGCTCGCAGCTCTTTGCCATTGAATCCTCGGAAACCTCGGCCAAGCCCTATGGGCGGATCGAGCCGTTTCTGGTTCGCCTGCTTCTGCTCTATTGCGGATTGACCATTGTCTGCATGGCCCTCTACCGCATTGCCGGGATGACCGGTTTTCAGGCGCTCAACCACGCGCTGACCACGGTTTCATCCGGCGGATTTTCGACCTCGGACCAGTCCATGGGGCAGTTCGACAGCCTGGCAATCTTGTGGATCGCGACCGTCTTCATGCTTTTGTCCGGCCTTCCGTTCCTGTTCATGATGCGCGTGGTGGAGCGGGGCGACTTTCGCGACCATGAGCAGGTGACCTTCTTCGTTGCACTTGCCACAGCAGCAAGCCTTGCGGCTTTTGTCGTGCTGCATCTGGGGGCGACCGACACGCCGTTTCGCGAACTGACGCTCTCCGTCTTTCATGTGGTGTCGATCATCACCACGACCGGATATGCCGCTGGCGACTATCTGCAGTGGGGGGCCTTCGCCACGGCGTTGTTCTTTCTGGCGACCTTCCTGGGCGGTTGCAGCGGCTCGACCTCCGGCGGCTTCAAGGCCTTCCGCATGCTGGTGCTGATCCAGTTGATCCGCTCGCTGGTGGCCGGCATGTGCCGACCGCACAGGATTGCGGAACCGCATTTCGCCGGCGAGCGCCTCAGCCCGAGCGTGAGCGAGGGCGTTCTCGTCTTCGGTCTGCTCTACGCCGTGACCTTCGCAGTGTTTGCGCTGCTCTATGCCGCTGCCGGTCTCGACGCGGAGACGGCGCTCAGCGGATCCATCACCGCGCTGGCGAACGTCGGACCGGGGGTCGGGCCGATCATTGGTCCGTCCGGCACGTTCCAGTCGCTGCCGGACGTGGTGAAGTGGCTGCTTGCCTTCCAGATGATCCTGGGCCGGCTGGAAATCGTTTCCGGCATCATCATCCTGACCCCGGATTTTTGGCTGGAGCGCTAA
- the ffh gene encoding signal recognition particle protein — MFESLSDRLSGILDKLTRRGALSEADVGEALREVRRALIEADVALPVVKSFTDKVRNRAVGQEVLKSVTPGQQVVKIVHDQLVEMLGSQAEPIDLNAPAPVAIMMVGLQGSGKTTSTAKIALRLTRDDKRKVLMASLDTRRPAAQEQLKVLGEQNGIDTLPIVAGQSPVQIASRAATAAKLGGYDVVLLDTAGRTHIDEPLMAEMAEIKAATDPHEILLVADSLTGQDAVNLGQSFNERVGITGIVLTRMDGDGRGGAALSMRAVTGKPVKLIGTGEKSDALEEFHPSRIADRILGMGDIVSLVEKASRELDQEQTARMAAKMQKGTFDLEDLAEQLKQMEKLGGMSGIMGMMPGVGKLKKQMGAANLDDKVVKRQVAIIQSMTPHERRKPDLLKASRKKRIASGSGVDVASVNKLLKMHRQMADMMKQMGKGKGGMFSKMMGGMGMPGGGMPSMDPKELEKLAKSGQLPGPMPGGSGGGLPPGMPGLPGGMGGAKLPGLGGMPGMGRGKKK, encoded by the coding sequence ATGTTCGAAAGTCTGTCCGATCGCCTGAGCGGCATCCTCGACAAGCTGACGCGACGCGGCGCGCTGTCGGAGGCCGACGTTGGAGAAGCGCTGCGCGAGGTTCGCCGCGCGCTGATCGAGGCCGACGTGGCGCTTCCCGTGGTGAAGTCCTTCACTGACAAGGTTCGCAACCGCGCCGTGGGCCAGGAAGTCCTCAAATCGGTAACGCCGGGTCAGCAGGTCGTCAAGATCGTGCACGACCAACTGGTCGAAATGCTGGGCTCTCAGGCTGAGCCCATCGACCTCAACGCGCCGGCGCCGGTCGCGATCATGATGGTCGGCCTGCAGGGCTCGGGCAAGACCACCTCCACCGCCAAGATCGCCCTGCGTCTCACCCGCGACGACAAGCGCAAGGTCCTCATGGCCTCGCTCGACACCCGCCGTCCGGCGGCGCAGGAACAGCTCAAGGTTCTGGGCGAGCAGAACGGCATCGACACGCTGCCGATCGTCGCCGGCCAGTCTCCGGTCCAGATCGCCTCGCGCGCCGCAACCGCCGCGAAGCTCGGCGGCTATGACGTTGTGCTGCTCGACACCGCCGGTCGCACCCATATCGACGAGCCGCTGATGGCGGAGATGGCGGAGATCAAGGCGGCGACCGATCCGCACGAGATCCTGCTCGTCGCCGACTCGCTGACGGGTCAGGATGCCGTCAATCTCGGCCAGTCGTTCAACGAACGCGTCGGCATCACCGGCATCGTGCTGACCCGAATGGACGGCGACGGTCGCGGCGGTGCGGCGCTTTCCATGCGCGCCGTGACCGGCAAGCCGGTCAAGCTCATCGGCACCGGCGAAAAGTCTGACGCGCTTGAGGAGTTTCATCCCTCGCGCATCGCCGACCGGATCCTCGGTATGGGCGACATCGTCTCGCTTGTCGAAAAGGCGTCGCGGGAACTCGACCAGGAACAGACGGCCAGGATGGCCGCGAAGATGCAGAAAGGCACCTTCGACCTGGAAGACCTCGCCGAACAGCTCAAGCAGATGGAAAAGCTCGGCGGCATGTCCGGCATCATGGGCATGATGCCCGGTGTCGGTAAACTGAAGAAGCAGATGGGCGCCGCCAATCTCGACGACAAGGTGGTCAAGCGCCAGGTCGCGATCATCCAGTCGATGACGCCGCATGAACGCCGCAAACCCGACCTGCTCAAGGCAAGCCGCAAGAAGCGCATCGCTTCAGGGTCCGGCGTCGACGTCGCCTCCGTCAACAAGCTGTTGAAAATGCACCGCCAGATGGCGGACATGATGAAGCAGATGGGCAAGGGCAAGGGCGGCATGTTCTCCAAGATGATGGGCGGCATGGGCATGCCCGGCGGCGGCATGCCGTCGATGGATCCCAAGGAACTGGAAAAGCTTGCCAAGTCCGGTCAGTTGCCGGGCCCGATGCCCGGCGGCTCCGGCGGCGGCCTTCCGCCCGGAATGCCGGGACTTCCCGGCGGCATGGGTGGTGCGAAGCTGCCGGGTCTTGGCGGCATGCCCGGCATGGGGCGGGGAAAGAAAAAATGA
- a CDS encoding chorismate mutase, translated as MTGSAEQILDPASVAMEELTLLRGSIDNIDAALIHMLAERFKCTQKVGVLKAQHNLPPADPAREDRQIARLRSLARDANLDPDFAETFLNFIVKEVIRHHEAIRG; from the coding sequence ATGACCGGTAGCGCTGAACAGATCCTCGATCCGGCGTCGGTGGCGATGGAAGAACTGACGCTGCTGCGCGGCTCCATCGACAACATCGATGCAGCCCTGATCCACATGCTCGCCGAACGCTTCAAATGCACCCAGAAGGTCGGCGTGCTGAAAGCGCAACACAATCTTCCGCCCGCCGATCCGGCGCGCGAGGACCGGCAGATCGCGCGACTGCGATCGCTTGCCAGGGACGCCAATCTCGATCCCGATTTCGCGGAAACCTTCCTGAACTTCATCGTCAAGGAAGTCATCCGCCACCACGAAGCCATTCGCGGCTGA
- the rpsP gene encoding 30S ribosomal protein S16 has product MALKIRLARGGAKKRPFYRIVIADVRSPRDGRFIEKVGSYDPMLPKDNENRITLDAERIQHWLSHGAKPTDRVHRFLDAAGLLTREARNNPNKAEPGQKAKERVEARKQAAEDAAAAAASEGEEAAAE; this is encoded by the coding sequence ATGGCTTTGAAAATTCGTCTCGCCCGTGGCGGCGCCAAGAAGCGCCCGTTCTACCGCATCGTGATCGCCGACGTGCGCTCGCCGCGCGACGGCCGTTTCATCGAGAAGGTCGGCAGCTACGATCCGATGCTGCCCAAGGACAACGAGAACCGCATCACGCTGGACGCCGAGCGCATCCAGCATTGGCTGAGCCACGGCGCGAAGCCGACCGACCGCGTGCACCGTTTTCTCGATGCCGCCGGCCTGTTGACGCGCGAGGCGCGCAACAACCCGAACAAGGCGGAGCCGGGCCAGAAGGCCAAGGAGCGTGTTGAAGCCCGCAAGCAGGCTGCCGAGGATGCGGCCGCTGCTGCGGCCTCCGAGGGCGAAGAAGCCGCCGCCGAGTAA
- the rimM gene encoding ribosome maturation factor RimM (Essential for efficient processing of 16S rRNA), with product MAQDRILMARIGAAHGIRGEVRVKPFGDDPLSFTDYGPLETADGKRRLTVYAARVQKNMVITRFEGIDDRNAAEALNGLDLYISRSALPDLEEDDDFYHADLLGLRARTAEGEDLGKIVAVPDFGAGALLEIRPDIGTSFFVPFTRDAVPEVDLTDGKVTVVLPPDYEDDDEERDDDA from the coding sequence TTGGCGCAAGACCGTATCCTGATGGCCCGCATCGGGGCCGCCCATGGCATTCGCGGCGAAGTCCGGGTCAAGCCCTTCGGCGACGATCCGCTGTCATTTACCGACTACGGACCGCTGGAAACGGCCGACGGCAAGCGCCGGCTGACGGTCTATGCCGCGCGCGTTCAAAAGAACATGGTGATCACCCGCTTCGAGGGGATCGACGACCGCAATGCCGCCGAAGCGCTGAACGGGCTCGACCTCTACATCTCCAGAAGCGCCCTTCCCGATCTTGAAGAAGACGATGATTTCTATCACGCCGATCTGCTCGGTCTGCGCGCGCGCACTGCTGAGGGCGAAGACCTTGGCAAGATCGTCGCCGTGCCCGATTTCGGCGCCGGCGCGTTGCTTGAGATCCGCCCCGACATCGGGACGTCCTTCTTCGTTCCCTTCACGCGCGACGCCGTGCCGGAGGTCGACCTGACGGACGGGAAGGTGACGGTGGTGCTTCCGCCGGACTATGAGGACGACGACGAGGAGCGGGACGACGACGCCTGA
- the trmD gene encoding tRNA (guanosine(37)-N1)-methyltransferase TrmD, which translates to MRFDATVLTLYPEMFPGPLGASLSGKALTRGDWCLEARQIRDHASDRHRSVDDTPAGGGAGMVLRPDILAAAIDAASPADDPRPRLLMSPRGRPLDQARVRGLAAGPGAVIVCGRFEGVDQRVIDSRALEEVSIGDYILSGGEIAAMVLLDAVVRLLPGVMGNAESGTRESFETGLLEHPQYTRPREFEGLPIPDVLTSGDHARIEAWRQSEAERLTRDRRPDLWDAHRAAKSTEPAKNT; encoded by the coding sequence ATGCGCTTCGACGCAACCGTCCTGACGCTCTATCCGGAAATGTTCCCGGGCCCGCTCGGCGCTTCGCTGTCCGGCAAGGCGCTGACCCGCGGCGACTGGTGCCTTGAGGCCCGGCAAATCCGCGATCACGCGAGCGACAGACATCGCTCCGTCGACGACACGCCCGCCGGCGGCGGCGCCGGCATGGTTCTGCGGCCCGACATTCTGGCGGCCGCCATCGATGCCGCATCTCCGGCGGACGACCCGCGACCGCGCCTGCTCATGAGCCCGCGCGGCCGCCCGCTCGACCAAGCGCGGGTGCGCGGGCTCGCCGCCGGTCCCGGTGCCGTGATTGTCTGCGGGCGGTTCGAGGGCGTCGACCAGCGCGTGATCGACAGCCGCGCCCTTGAGGAGGTGTCCATCGGCGACTACATCCTGTCCGGCGGCGAGATCGCCGCCATGGTACTTCTCGACGCCGTGGTCCGCCTGCTTCCCGGTGTCATGGGCAACGCGGAAAGCGGCACGCGCGAAAGCTTCGAGACCGGGCTGCTCGAACATCCGCAGTACACACGACCGCGCGAGTTCGAAGGCCTGCCGATCCCCGACGTCCTCACCTCCGGCGACCATGCTCGCATCGAGGCCTGGCGGCAGTCCGAGGCCGAACGCTTGACCCGCGATCGCCGACCCGATCTCTGGGACGCCCATCGCGCCGCAAAGAGCACGGAACCGGCAAAAAACACATGA
- the rplS gene encoding 50S ribosomal protein L19, with translation MNIIEELNAEEMAKIEAVRTLPTFSAGDTIRVNVRVTEGTRTRTQAYEGVCIARSGGGINENFTVRKISYGEGVERVFPIFSPMLEGVDVIRRGKVRRAKLYYLRGRRGKSARIVEATNTRARRLNDETKVELAAAKSAKEAERAAAQAAAKAAAAESASE, from the coding sequence ATGAACATCATCGAAGAACTCAACGCCGAGGAAATGGCGAAAATCGAAGCCGTACGCACGCTTCCGACCTTCTCCGCGGGCGACACCATCCGTGTCAACGTGCGCGTGACGGAAGGGACCCGCACCCGGACCCAGGCCTATGAGGGCGTGTGCATTGCCCGCTCCGGCGGCGGCATCAACGAGAATTTCACGGTGCGCAAGATTTCCTACGGCGAAGGTGTGGAACGTGTGTTCCCGATCTTCTCGCCGATGCTTGAAGGCGTCGACGTCATTCGTCGTGGCAAGGTGCGTCGTGCCAAGCTCTATTACCTGCGCGGCCGCCGCGGAAAGTCCGCCCGTATTGTCGAGGCGACCAACACCCGTGCCCGTCGCCTGAACGACGAAACCAAGGTGGAACTGGCCGCCGCGAAGTCGGCAAAGGAAGCCGAGCGCGCCGCCGCCCAGGCCGCAGCCAAGGCCGCAGCCGCAGAGAGCGCTTCGGAATAA
- a CDS encoding ABC transporter permease yields the protein MTDDPNTPDSAAGGRPDEPGGRAARPAGRKAAPAKAAPPRLPRLKRSARKPAKQRKVDPDAQLRPSAPIVPSQAVAGRALTLVVAIMSFLACLTIGMVTVIHDAANAWSNDLLREVTIQIRPAQGVDMLREIEKAISIAETRKGVGAVRALSDAQTRELLQPWLGTGLDLESLPVPRLIQVEIEDGARFDLTGLRVAISDGVSGASVDDHSLWTGRLASMANAVVLAGLAILALVLASMVLSVVFATRAAMAGNKDVVEVLHFVGAEDSFVAREFQRHFLLLGLKGGLAGGMSASAVFIVLGVFADGNTGFAAMEQAMVLFGGVSVGAAGYLGVLAIIFLVTVLTAATSRVAVRAHLRRID from the coding sequence ATGACTGATGATCCGAACACACCCGACAGCGCGGCCGGCGGCCGGCCGGACGAACCCGGCGGACGGGCCGCGCGCCCGGCGGGGCGCAAGGCTGCACCGGCAAAGGCGGCGCCCCCGAGGCTGCCGCGGCTGAAGCGTTCCGCCAGAAAGCCCGCCAAGCAGCGCAAGGTGGATCCGGATGCGCAATTGCGCCCTTCGGCGCCCATCGTGCCGTCACAGGCTGTTGCCGGACGGGCGCTGACACTGGTCGTCGCCATCATGAGCTTTCTCGCCTGCCTGACGATCGGCATGGTCACGGTCATTCATGACGCCGCCAATGCATGGTCGAACGATCTCTTGCGCGAGGTGACGATCCAGATCCGCCCGGCCCAGGGAGTGGACATGCTGCGGGAAATCGAAAAGGCGATTTCCATCGCAGAGACGCGCAAGGGGGTGGGCGCCGTCCGGGCCCTGTCCGACGCGCAGACCCGCGAGTTGCTGCAACCGTGGCTCGGGACCGGACTCGACCTGGAATCACTGCCGGTTCCACGGCTCATCCAGGTCGAAATCGAAGACGGGGCACGGTTCGACCTGACGGGCTTGCGTGTCGCCATTTCAGACGGCGTGAGCGGCGCAAGCGTCGACGACCATTCGCTGTGGACCGGTCGGCTCGCATCGATGGCCAACGCCGTGGTGCTGGCCGGACTGGCGATCCTCGCCCTGGTGCTCGCCTCGATGGTGCTGTCGGTGGTGTTTGCCACGCGCGCGGCCATGGCCGGCAACAAGGATGTGGTCGAGGTTCTGCATTTCGTCGGTGCGGAGGACAGTTTCGTGGCGCGCGAATTCCAGCGCCATTTTCTGCTGCTCGGGCTGAAGGGGGGATTGGCCGGTGGTATGAGCGCCAGTGCCGTCTTCATCGTGCTTGGCGTGTTCGCCGACGGAAACACCGGATTTGCCGCCATGGAACAGGCGATGGTCCTGTTCGGGGGCGTTTCGGTCGGCGCCGCCGGCTATCTCGGCGTTCTGGCCATCATTTTCCTTGTGACAGTCCTGACGGCCGCGACCTCGCGCGTGGCCGTGCGCGCGCATCTTCGCCGCATCGACTGA
- the ftsE gene encoding cell division ATP-binding protein FtsE: protein MIRFENVGLRYGMGPEVLRDLTFEIKPQSFQFLTGPSGAGKTSLMRLLFLSLTPTRGLVRAFGKDTSALQKSQIPALRRRIGIVFQDFRLLQHLTTYENVALPLRVAGQEEGQYRSDVVELLKWVGLGERMHVLPPVLSGGEKQRAAIARALITRPELLLADEPTGNVDPPLARRLLRLFIELNRLGTSVVIATHDLALMDQVHARRMELADGRLQIHD, encoded by the coding sequence GTGATCCGATTCGAAAATGTTGGGCTGCGCTACGGCATGGGGCCGGAGGTTCTGCGTGACCTGACCTTCGAGATAAAGCCGCAGTCCTTTCAGTTCCTGACCGGCCCCTCTGGCGCGGGCAAGACCAGTCTCATGCGTCTTCTGTTCCTGTCGCTTACCCCGACGCGCGGCCTGGTTCGTGCGTTTGGCAAGGACACCTCGGCGCTTCAGAAAAGCCAGATCCCGGCCTTGCGCCGGCGGATCGGCATCGTTTTTCAGGATTTCCGTCTGCTGCAGCATCTGACAACCTATGAAAATGTCGCACTGCCCCTCAGGGTTGCCGGACAGGAGGAGGGTCAGTATCGCTCGGATGTTGTCGAACTCCTGAAATGGGTGGGGCTTGGCGAGCGCATGCATGTGCTGCCGCCGGTGCTGTCGGGCGGCGAAAAGCAGCGCGCGGCCATCGCGCGTGCCCTGATCACCCGCCCGGAGCTGCTGCTTGCCGACGAACCCACGGGCAATGTCGACCCTCCGTTGGCCCGGCGGCTGTTGCGGTTGTTCATCGAGCTTAACCGGCTCGGAACCTCGGTGGTGATCGCCACCCATGATCTCGCGCTGATGGATCAGGTGCATGCGCGGCGGATGGAACTGGCCGACGGACGGTTGCAGATACATGACTGA
- a CDS encoding zinc-ribbon domain-containing protein, whose product MKITCPDCSTSYEVSAVALGPGGRSVKCARCGTRWHADGEDADAMAFATDLAAEAAPQADSETVDQDSLANEDTGMDGDPADDWAAALAGEEEQSDGDAPSPAETDNEVADDEATDDPASAFTDPFDDDELEEADTFAEPVPVASIDGDASSPAAQPVDIETLAKKPKIQVKTKPPEPVIRRVAGAIRQRARRVKPRRVVGALFFLGALAICALAVGLRNPIVARMPDLAGLFSLAGLDVNLRGLEFRDLRTFRELENGTIVLVIEGTIENVERKPAFVPAVRFALRSEDAQEIYAWVMEPRLRRLDAGTTTRFRTRLSSPPELAADIQVRFVERGQQQARLQ is encoded by the coding sequence ATGAAGATCACCTGCCCGGACTGTTCGACGTCCTACGAGGTCAGCGCAGTCGCGCTTGGACCGGGCGGTCGAAGCGTAAAATGCGCGCGTTGCGGCACCCGTTGGCATGCCGATGGCGAAGACGCGGACGCGATGGCATTCGCGACGGACCTTGCGGCAGAGGCAGCCCCGCAGGCAGACTCGGAGACCGTCGACCAAGACAGCTTGGCAAACGAAGACACGGGCATGGATGGAGATCCGGCCGACGACTGGGCCGCCGCCCTTGCCGGTGAAGAAGAACAGTCCGATGGTGACGCCCCGTCTCCGGCCGAAACCGACAACGAAGTGGCAGACGACGAAGCAACGGACGATCCCGCAAGCGCATTCACGGACCCGTTCGACGATGACGAACTGGAGGAAGCGGACACCTTTGCCGAACCTGTTCCCGTCGCGAGCATCGACGGCGATGCCTCCTCGCCCGCTGCACAACCGGTCGACATCGAGACCCTGGCAAAGAAGCCGAAAATCCAGGTGAAGACCAAACCGCCCGAACCCGTCATACGACGGGTCGCCGGCGCCATCCGTCAGCGCGCGCGGCGCGTGAAGCCCCGGCGTGTCGTCGGCGCATTGTTCTTTCTCGGCGCACTCGCGATCTGCGCACTCGCGGTCGGCCTGCGCAACCCGATCGTGGCGCGCATGCCCGATCTTGCGGGGCTGTTTTCGCTTGCCGGCCTCGACGTCAATCTTCGCGGGCTGGAATTCAGGGATCTGCGAACCTTTCGCGAGTTGGAGAACGGAACGATCGTTCTCGTCATCGAGGGCACGATCGAGAACGTCGAACGCAAGCCGGCCTTCGTTCCGGCAGTGCGTTTCGCATTGCGCAGCGAGGATGCCCAGGAAATATATGCCTGGGTGATGGAACCCCGCCTGCGCCGCCTCGACGCCGGAACCACCACCCGGTTTCGCACCCGTCTGTCCTCTCCCCCGGAGCTGGCTGCGGATATTCAGGTACGCTTCGTCGAGCGCGGACAACAACAGGCCAGACTTCAATGA
- the hpt gene encoding hypoxanthine phosphoribosyltransferase — translation MTDTPDIRTLYDTDEIAARVDAIAREIATARPTGLLVVAILKGSFMFAADLVRAMHKAGLQPEMEFIHLSSYGAGTESREIRILRDVESDVAGRDVILVDDILESGRTLSFARDRLTERGARSVHIVALLDKPMRRKSAISADYVGFECPDRFVVGYGMDMGHKWRQLPYIGYVVQDDAATAND, via the coding sequence ATGACTGACACCCCCGACATCCGCACACTCTACGACACCGACGAGATCGCGGCGCGGGTCGATGCGATCGCGCGGGAAATCGCCACCGCGCGCCCGACGGGTCTGCTGGTCGTGGCCATTCTCAAAGGCAGTTTCATGTTTGCCGCCGACCTTGTGCGCGCAATGCACAAGGCAGGACTTCAACCGGAGATGGAGTTCATTCATCTGTCGAGTTACGGGGCGGGGACAGAGTCAAGGGAAATTCGCATCTTGCGCGATGTGGAGAGCGATGTGGCCGGCCGGGATGTGATTCTCGTGGATGACATACTGGAAAGTGGTCGCACCCTCTCGTTCGCACGAGACCGACTCACCGAGCGCGGAGCAAGATCCGTGCACATCGTCGCATTGCTCGATAAACCGATGCGCCGCAAATCCGCCATTTCTGCGGATTATGTCGGATTCGAGTGTCCGGATCGATTCGTTGTCGGCTACGGGATGGACATGGGCCACAAATGGCGCCAGCTCCCGTACATCGGCTATGTGGTTCAGGACGATGCGGCAACCGCGAATGATTGA
- a CDS encoding response regulator, which yields MAHILVAEDDEAVRSFVKRALELDGHSVVAEEDGAAAAETLARDKGGFDLILSDIKMPVMDGIAFALIAARDHPEVPILLMTGFADQRERANGLDALIHDVVTKPFSLADIRKAVVDALNGVSRDDTVLRRYA from the coding sequence ATGGCCCATATTCTAGTTGCCGAGGATGACGAAGCCGTTCGCAGCTTCGTCAAGCGGGCACTCGAGCTCGACGGCCATTCGGTGGTTGCCGAGGAAGACGGCGCCGCTGCGGCCGAGACGCTGGCGCGTGACAAGGGCGGGTTCGATCTGATCCTGTCGGATATCAAGATGCCGGTCATGGACGGGATTGCCTTTGCACTGATCGCCGCACGCGACCATCCCGAGGTTCCCATTCTGCTGATGACGGGGTTTGCGGATCAGCGCGAGCGCGCGAACGGACTGGATGCCCTGATCCACGACGTGGTGACCAAGCCGTTCTCGCTTGCCGACATCCGCAAGGCCGTGGTCGATGCGCTCAACGGCGTGTCGCGTGACGACACCGTTCTGCGCCGCTACGCCTGA